From Phragmites australis chromosome 5, lpPhrAust1.1, whole genome shotgun sequence, a single genomic window includes:
- the LOC133919353 gene encoding uncharacterized protein LOC133919353, which produces MDHEEACKESHAREKLDIGKRREEDKSSYDPVLEEGEFRKDEPFGLESLVHKDMVASAIKLSSLAKMAVKKGQVNTRQSTSPERGSHQVGTANTTVEQSKYSPLEGQSVNVRQTTFHRKCSEKHRQCYSPSFHVSSKERHEQRKRTCFGYHEYHHALEKIEKVCSERLGKLLLQQNGDRKEFNILRKKQESEFFQEHVHSYKVHYERVIPTVRYHRMKLPKLLFCILCEIFHKHIQSQLRNFVKWQINDRNKEKRKKERWIFEAKAGYLKKYFDETSLTYSGFEMEKSKWRVHDYSGGEEQLKYLGMQSLITEIEAIASSSELEGTHTSKESGVFEPVLENLQSPLETNGGTKHGLSVDAAEEIAIVNSMSSQLNYTPAMEFSEKVGTQVEISSPPQNEGENVEKSCSSEEVTGEALDFAKAVTADSENTPPVSREKRSRTSSGDDAPEGSCSRSQRKFPHEFASNFHKTALDHEEPRAARPPSVNVDQTEQADDAGRKEVPSDQTSSCAQITEQRNINVNSSMLTQSLTQQQQCDPTSQNAAHQYQPSSRNTCSVRTGLDSPGASNVQQQSANQMTTNSMVEQYLPESGLQSEPITTELSQLLRLCSDNTSTFAQVTEQRNGNAHLSPLTQRVTQQQYQPSGGNTCSVRAWLDGPGASTVQRQSANQTTGSTLEQNKLESGLQSDPLTIELSQLLVLRDLMSKRHLFKRQKIILEREMAMAECKRKFDEQFHNLEMETLQEKKDIQILQDKLCKQQMLAETFQVIHKASAGVVSCCQRGTPRITTGEPNQSSDQ; this is translated from the exons ATGGATCATGAGGAAGCCTGCAAGGAATCACATGCACGTGAAAAACTTGATATAggcaagagaagagaagaagacaAATCATCTTATGACCCTGTACTAGAGGAAGGTGAGTTCAGGAAGGATGAACCGTTTGGATTAGAAAGCCTTGTCCACAAGGATATGGTTGCAAGTGCGATAAAGTTGAGTTCACTTGCTAAGATGGCAGTTAAAAAGGGACAGGTCAATACAAGGCAATCAACTTCGCCTGAAAGAGGCTCCCATCAAGTAGGCACTGCAAATACTACTGTTGAACAGTCTAAATATAGTCCATTGGAGGGTCAATCTGTTAATGTGAGGCAAACAACTTTTCATCGAAAATGTTCTGAGAAACACCGTCAATGTTATTCCCCATCTTTCCATGTTAGTTCAAAAGAAAGGCATGAGCAAAGGAAGCGTACCTGTTTTGGATACCATGAGTATCACCATGCTCTGGAAAAGATTGAGAAAGTGTGTTCAGAAAGGCTCGGTAAACTATTGTTGCAGCAGAATGGAGATCGCAAGGAATTCAATATTCTGAGAAAGAAACAGGAGTCAGAATTCTTCCAAGAACATGTGCACTCTTATAAAGTCCATTACGAGCGTGTAATACCAACAGTAAGATATCACAGGATGAAGCTACCAAAGTTACTTTTCTGCATTTTGTGTGAGATATTTCATAAACATATCCAATCTCAGCTCAGAAATTTTGTAAAATGGCAAATAAATGATAGAAACaaggagaagagaaaaaaagaacggTGGATATTTGAGGCAAAAGCTGGCTACCTTAAGAAATATTTTGATGAGACTTCCTTGACATATTCTGGATTTGAGATGGAGAAATCAAAGTGGCGGGTACATGATTATTCTGGAGGTGAAGAACAGCTCAAATATTTGGGCATGCAATCTCTGATTACTGAAATTGAAGCAATTGCTTCTAGTTCTGAGCTTGAAGGGACCCATACAAGTAAGGAAAGTGGTGTTTTTGAGCCTGTTCTAGAAAACTTACAATCTCCGCTTGAAACAAATGGAGGTACAAAGCATGGGTTATCGGTTGACGCAGCAGAAGAAATTGCCATCGTAAATAGCATGTCTTCTCAGTTGAACTATACACCTGCAATGGAGTTCAGTGAAAAAGTTGGGACACAAGTTGAGATCTCATCGCCACCTCAAAATGAGGGGGAAAACGTGGAGAAATCCTGTTCTTCTGAAGAAGTCACTGGTGAAGCATTGGATTTTGCTAAGGCAGTGACTGCTGATTCAGAAAACACTCCGCCTGTTTCTAGAGAGAAGCGAAGCCGCACGAGTTCTGGTGATGATGCACCAGAAGGTTCTTGTTCTAGGTCCCAAAGAAAGTTTCCACATGAGTTTGCCTCAAATTTTCACAAAACAGCATTGGATCACGAG GAACCTCGAGCTGCAAGGCCACCTTCTGTTAATGTTGATCAAACGGAACAAGCTGATGATGCAGGTAGGAAGGAAGTACCTAGTGATCAAACCTCTTCCTGTGCCCAAATCACTGAGCAGCGAAACATTAATGTGAATTCATCAATGTTAACCCAAAGTTTAACACAACAGCAACAATGTGATCCGACTAGTCAAAATGCTGCTCATCAATATCAACCATCCAGCAGGAATACTTGTTCAGTAAGAACTGGGTTAGACAGCCCTGGGGCATCAAATGTTCAGCAGCAGTCAGCCAACCAGATGACAACCAACTCCATGGTTGAGCAATATTTGCCTGAAAGTGGGCTTCAATCAGAGCCAATTACCACTGAGTTGAGTCAACTGCTTAGGTTGTGTAGTGATAACACCTCTACCTTTGCCCAAGTCACTGAGCAGCGAAACGGCAATGCTCATTTATCCCCATTAACCCAACGTGTAACACAGCAGCAATATCAACCATCTGGAGGGAATACTTGTTCAGTAAGAGCTTGGTTAGACGGCCCTGGGGCATCAACTGTTCAACGGCAGTCAGCCAACCAAACAACAGGCTCCACTTTGGAACAAAATAAGCTTGAAAGTGGGCTTCAATCAGATCCATTAACCATTGAGTTGAGTCAACTGCTTGTGCTGCGTGATCTGATGTCCAAGAGGCATCTATTTAAG CGGCAAAAAATTATCTTGGAGCGTGAAATGGCGATGGCTGAGTGCAAAAGGAAGTTTGATGAGCAGTTCCATAATTTAGAGATGGAAACACTGCAGGAAAAGAAGGATATTCAGATACTCCAGGATAAATTATGCAAGCAACAGATGTTGGCTGAGACATTCCAGGTTATACATAAGGCCTCTGCTGGGGTTGTTTCATGCTGTCAGAGAG GTACACCCAGGATAACGACGGGAGAGCCTAATCAATCATCAGACCAGTAA